The following are encoded in a window of Fulvia fulva chromosome 7, complete sequence genomic DNA:
- a CDS encoding Aldehyde reductase 2, whose amino-acid sequence MEAIKNIAAKLTGQATALPKGSLILVTGASGYIASHVVNEALQAGYKVRGTARTQEKCDATKKTYNNNPDYTTVVVENFEHDGAFDQAVPGVDAVIHVASDTTFGTDPNKVVKPTVAGVLSILKSAKQAGTIKRFVYTSSSTAVCLPHPGKEITYTADDWDQEALDIAWAPPPYNQDRAFPVYAASKTEAEKAFWKYLAEEAPGFVGNAVLPNFNMGKILSSPGATGGAVLSILKGDVPGSAPQYMIDVIDDARLHVIAAALDSSLQEERIFAFNVPFNWTDIIELVKELRPSNTTTAKAPENEGRDLSKVPNELGAELLRKWYGQDGYKSMKQSVAENLEGTPNN is encoded by the exons ATGGAGGCCATCAAGAACATCGCTGCCAAGCTGACCGGCCAAGCCACAGCACTCCCGAAAGGCTCACTCATCCTTGTCACAGGCGCTTCTGGCTACATTGCCTCGCATGTTGTAAACGAGGCCCTCCAGGCAGGCTACAAGGTCCGCGGTACCGCCCGCACCCAAGAGAAGTGTGACGCCACCAAGAAGACCTACAACAACAATCCCGACTACACCACAGTCGTTGTCGAGAACTTCGAGCATGACGGCGCTTTCGACCAGGCAGTACCAGGCGTGGACGCGGTCATTCATGTGGCCAGCGATACCACTTTCGGAACGGACCCCAACAAGGTGGTGAAGCCTACTGTCGCCGGTGTGCTATCCATCCTCAAGTCTGCGAAGCAAGCCGGCACCATCAAGCGTTTCGTCTACACTTCAAGCTCCACCGCTGTGTGCTTGCCACATCCTGGCAAGGAGATCACTTACACTGCGGACGACTGGGATCAGGAGGCTCTGGACATCGCTTGGGCGCCACCACCATATAATCAAGATCGTGCCTTCCCTGTGTACGCTGCCTCCAAGACCGAAGCAGAGAAAGCATTCTGGAAGTACCTCGCCGAGGAGGCACCGGGCTTTGTCGGCAATGCCGTGTTGCCAAACTTCAACATGGGAAAGATCCTCTCATCACCTGGTGCAACAGGCGGCGCTGTGCTCTCGATCCTCAAGGGCGATGTGCCTGGATCGGCTCCAC AATACATGATCGATGTCATCGACGATGCCCGACTCCACGTCATCGCAGCAGCATTGGACTCAAGCCTCCAGGAGGAGCGCATCTTTGCCTTCAACGTACCCTTCAACTGGACTGACATCATCGAGCTCGTCAAGGAGCTACGACCGAGCAACACAACCACCGCCAAGGCACCAGAGAACGAAGGCCGCGATCTCAGCAAAGTCCCGAACGAGCTTGGTGCGGAGCTGCTGCGCAAGTGGTATGGCCAGGACGGGTACAAGTCTATGAAGCAGAGCGTGGCAGAGAATCTCGAAGGTACTCCAAACAACTGA
- a CDS encoding Vacuolar calcium ion transporter — protein MSASSVRTKFNNLIRRRPRNGQEAYLNNARSQQNEHTSLLNHAQSHIHNILPTNNNNNSNTSPSSWPKRFIQTTWSILRSNYINVLLIFVPIGLISGVAELPAMATFCLNFLAIIPLAALLSFATEELAATVGPSVGGLLNATFGNAIELIVSVIALMKDEFRLVQASILGSVLVNILLVLGCCFIAGGIGQGASRYDPTVASVMSSLQTLASSALIVPAVLYSTLRNSADGDTVEILDVSRATAVILIALYIVYLVFQLKTHSNLFSDDDPDDDEDADTAAQEAAPDYAQAKATEQEEHTLGPQGALTCMVISVILVGFCAEFLVDSIEDVVESTPITKTFMGLILLPIVSNAAEHVTAVVVSYKGKMNLALLVDLGSGLQIALFVTPLLVLLAWAMDKPLSLHFQLFETIVFFLSVLVVNFLIRGGEANYLEGCMCVGWYCIIAVAIFYYPDGGSPVGLGWDA, from the exons ATGTCGGCATCCAGTGTAAGAACGAAATTCAACAACCTCATCCGTCGGCGACCTCGCAACGGCCAGGAGGCCTACCTCAACAACGCACGCAGCCAACAAAACGAACACACATCTCTCCTAAACCACGCCCAATCCCACATCCACAACATCCTCCCTAcgaacaacaacaacaacagcAACACCTCACCCTCATCCTGGCCCAAACGCTTCATCCAAACAACATGGTCCATCCTCCGCAGCAACTACATCAACGTCCTCCTCATCTTCGTGCCCATCGGGCTCATATCCGGCGTAGCTGAACTCCCAGCCATGGCAACGTTCTGCCTGAACTTCCTGGCCATTATTCCCTTGGCGGCGTTATTATCGTTCGCGACGGAGGAATTGGCGGCGACGGTGGGGCCGTCGGTTGGCGGGTTGCTGAATGCGACGTTTGGGAATGCGATTGAGTTGATTGTGAGTGTTATTGCGTTGATGAAGGATGAGTTTAGACTGGTGCAGGCGAGTATTTTGGGGAGTGTGTTGGTTAATATTTTGTTG GTTCTAGGATGCTGCTTCATCGCCGGCGGCATCGGCCAGGGAGCATCACGCTACGATCCAACAGTAGCATCCGTCATGTCCTCGCTACAGACCCTGGCCTCATCTGCTTTAATCGTCCCAGCAGTACTTTACTCTACCCTCCGCAACTCAGCCGACGGCGACACAGTAGAGATCCTAGACGTCTCCCGCGCCACCGCTGTCATCCTAATCGCACTCTACATTGTATACCTGGTATTCCAGCTCAAAACACACTCCAACCTCTTCAGCGACGACGATCCCGACGACGACGAAGACGCCGATACCGCTGCCCAGGAAGCCGCGCCGGATTATGCCCAAGCGAAAGCAACTGAACAGGAAGAGCACACGCTCGGTCCCCAGGGTGCGCTGACTTGTATGGTCATCTCAGTCATCTTAGTCGGTTTCTGCGCAGAATTCCTAGTCGACAGCATCGAAGATGTCGTGGAGTCTACACCTATTACGAAAACCTTCATGGGTCTCATCCTGCTCCCCATCGTCAGTAACGCCGCGGAACACGTTACAGCCGTGGTAGTATCGTACAAGGGCAAGATGAACCTAGCACTTCTAGTGGACCTCGGAAGTGGTCTGCAGATCGCGCTTTTCGTGACGCCTTTGCTCGTGTTGTTGGCGTGGGCGATGGATAAGCCGCTCTCGCTGCACTTTCAGCTCTTCGAGACGATTGTTTTCTTCCTGAGCGTGCTGGTGGTTAATTTTTTGATCCGAGGGGGCGAGGCGAATTATTTGGAGGGGTGTATGTGTGTGGGGTGGTATTGTATCATTGCTGTTGCTATTTTTTATTATCCTGATGGTGGGAGCCCGGTTGGTTTGGGGTGGGACGCGTAG